From Bradyrhizobium symbiodeficiens, the proteins below share one genomic window:
- a CDS encoding cytochrome C oxidase subunit II — protein MSTGETHHASAEVAARVERRWATIAVIIVVMMAGLAAFAGIHRATMPQPRVETIDPSRIHLSGEFVESNLGSVLEANGTVTVRAIGQQYSFTPACIVVPADTPITLRATSADVVHGILIQATNVNTMLVPGYISEQLMRFTRTGDYLMPCQEFCSFGHEGMWGKVKVIDKAEFADRAKGGGRLSCVGQ, from the coding sequence ATGAGCACAGGGGAAACGCATCACGCCAGCGCCGAGGTCGCGGCCCGGGTCGAGCGGCGCTGGGCCACCATCGCCGTGATCATCGTCGTGATGATGGCGGGGCTCGCGGCCTTCGCCGGCATCCATCGCGCGACCATGCCGCAGCCGCGCGTCGAGACCATCGACCCGTCGCGCATTCATCTCTCGGGCGAGTTCGTCGAGAGCAATCTCGGCAGTGTGCTCGAGGCCAACGGCACCGTGACCGTGCGCGCGATCGGCCAGCAATATTCCTTCACGCCGGCCTGCATCGTGGTTCCCGCCGACACGCCGATCACGCTGCGGGCCACCAGCGCCGACGTCGTGCATGGCATCCTGATCCAGGCCACCAACGTCAACACCATGCTGGTGCCGGGCTATATCTCCGAGCAGCTGATGCGCTTCACCAGGACCGGCGACTATCTGATGCCCTGCCAGGAGTTTTGCAGCTTCGGCCATGAGGGCATGTGGGGCAAGGTCAAGGTGATCGACAAGGCCGAATTCGCCGATCGCGCGAAGGGTGGCGGGAGGCTGAGCTGTGTTGGTCAATAG
- a CDS encoding c-type cytochrome yields MGLKLPIGLLVLAAFTTAAQAQDKTSNNANDIIARGEYLARAGDCTACHTAPEGRLFAGGRAMPTPFGTLYTSNITPDPDTGIGKWSADDFYKTMHSGRFPDGGLIYPAMPFASYTKVTRADSDAIYAYLRVIAPVSQKNKPHELRFPYDNRQLILGWRTLFFSEGEFKPDPKKSAEWNRGAYLVEGLGHCGMCHSPINALGGTSQSDAFKGGLIPMQNWYAPSLTSNREAGLGDWSIKDITDLLQTGVSMRGVVYGPMAEVVHNSLQYLNDEDTRAMAVYLKGIAEGSSPPAAATALPTTESSLLISLGKTVYDKHCASCHGTQGEGKPPHWPPLANNQSIEMQSAVNPIRMVLNGGYPPGTKGNPMPYGMPPFAGLLSDNEIAAVVSYIRTAWGNRGTPVSAREANELRSAPLN; encoded by the coding sequence ATGGGCTTGAAACTGCCGATCGGTCTCCTTGTTCTTGCCGCGTTCACGACGGCTGCGCAGGCGCAGGACAAGACCTCGAATAATGCCAACGACATCATCGCGCGCGGCGAATATCTGGCGCGAGCCGGCGACTGCACGGCGTGCCACACCGCGCCGGAGGGCCGCCTGTTCGCCGGCGGCCGTGCCATGCCGACGCCATTCGGTACGCTCTACACCTCCAACATCACGCCGGACCCGGACACTGGAATCGGCAAGTGGAGCGCCGACGATTTCTACAAGACCATGCACAGCGGCCGCTTTCCGGACGGCGGGCTGATCTATCCGGCGATGCCGTTTGCGTCCTACACCAAGGTCACGCGCGCCGACAGCGACGCGATCTACGCCTATCTGCGCGTGATCGCCCCGGTGAGCCAGAAGAACAAGCCGCACGAGCTGCGCTTTCCCTACGACAACCGGCAGCTCATCCTGGGATGGCGCACGCTGTTCTTCAGCGAGGGCGAGTTCAAGCCCGATCCGAAGAAATCGGCGGAATGGAATCGCGGCGCTTATCTGGTCGAAGGCCTCGGCCATTGCGGCATGTGCCATTCGCCAATCAACGCGCTCGGCGGCACCTCGCAATCGGATGCCTTCAAGGGCGGCCTGATCCCGATGCAGAACTGGTACGCGCCCTCGCTCACGTCGAACCGGGAGGCCGGGCTCGGCGACTGGAGCATCAAGGACATCACCGACCTGCTCCAGACCGGCGTCTCCATGCGCGGCGTGGTCTACGGCCCGATGGCCGAGGTCGTGCACAACAGCCTGCAATATCTCAACGACGAGGACACGCGCGCCATGGCAGTGTACCTCAAGGGCATCGCCGAGGGTTCGTCGCCGCCGGCGGCAGCTACAGCGCTGCCGACTACCGAAAGCAGCCTGCTGATCAGTCTCGGCAAGACCGTCTACGACAAGCATTGCGCGAGCTGTCATGGCACGCAGGGCGAAGGCAAGCCGCCGCACTGGCCGCCGCTCGCCAACAACCAGTCGATCGAGATGCAGTCGGCGGTCAACCCGATCCGCATGGTGCTCAATGGCGGCTATCCGCCGGGCACCAAGGGCAACCCGATGCCCTACGGCATGCCGCCGTTCGCAGGTCTGTTGTCCGACAACGAGATCGCCGCCGTCGTCTCCTACATCCGCACTGCCTGGGGAAATCGCGGCACGCCGGTCTCGGCGCGCGAGGCCAACGAGCTGCGCTCCGCACCGCTGAACTGA